Proteins from a single region of Haloarcula laminariae:
- the nth gene encoding endonuclease III produces MGTPLSSHEAQAEEVVDRLHEAYPDSTISLNYANRLELLVAVVLSAQCTDERVNEVTQALFEKYESPEDYAEASEEQLAEDIYGITFHNNKGGYLKGIGEKIVAEHDGEVPDTMTDLTDLPGVGRKTANVVLQHGHDIVEGIVVDTHVQRISRRLGLTEEERPEAIEQDLLDIVPESEWQQFTHLLIDHGRAVCGARSAECGECVLADICPSEKGDSDIDLASGEAW; encoded by the coding sequence ATGGGAACACCGCTTTCGAGTCACGAGGCACAGGCCGAGGAAGTCGTCGACCGGCTCCACGAGGCGTATCCGGACTCGACCATCTCGCTGAACTACGCGAACCGGCTGGAGCTGCTCGTCGCCGTCGTCCTCTCGGCCCAGTGTACCGACGAGCGCGTCAACGAGGTCACGCAGGCGCTCTTCGAGAAGTACGAGTCCCCGGAGGACTACGCCGAAGCGAGCGAGGAGCAGCTCGCGGAGGACATCTACGGAATCACCTTCCACAACAACAAGGGCGGCTACCTGAAAGGCATTGGCGAGAAAATCGTCGCGGAACACGACGGCGAGGTGCCCGACACCATGACCGACCTGACCGACCTGCCGGGCGTCGGCCGCAAGACTGCTAACGTCGTCCTCCAGCACGGCCACGACATCGTCGAGGGCATCGTCGTCGACACCCACGTCCAGCGAATCTCCCGGCGGCTCGGCCTGACCGAGGAAGAACGGCCCGAGGCCATCGAGCAGGACCTGCTCGACATCGTCCCCGAGAGCGAGTGGCAACAGTTCACGCATCTGCTCATCGACCACGGGCGGGCGGTGTGTGGCGCCCGCTCGGCCGAGTGCGGTGAGTGCGTGCTGGCCGACATCTGTCCCTCCGAGAAGGGCGACAGCGATATCGACCTCGCGTCGGGCGAGGCGTGGTGA